Below is a window of Agathobacter rectalis ATCC 33656 DNA.
TTGTAATTTTGGTTCCATATCCTTTTTTGCAATTTACAAACAGAGTCGTTTCTCCTTCATAAAAAGAGTCCAACATTGCTTTTACATATCGCAGACCGATTCCTCTGTTTCCATGTTGCATTTTTTTTACATCGTAGTCAAATGGTTCATTGATCTGATAAATTTCCTCCTGGGTCAGACCATTACCGCTGTCTAATATGGTGATGCCCGCCAGTCCCCTGATATTATCCTCAAAGACCTGAATTGTGATCTTTTCATCATTTCCAAGTCCATATCGTATGGCATTTTCTACCAGTGGCTGCAGCAGCATCCTTACCGTCGGCTGTTCCAGATAACGCCCCTCTTCCACATTCATCTCAATCACAAAATCGTAACGCATCTGTTCCAATGCTATATAATCTTTCACAATATCGATTTCTGTTCGAAGTGTCGTCTGCATTCCCTCTTTTCCCAGATTGTAGGACAACAGTCTTTTTAATCGCTGCACAAATTCCATAATATTATTCTGTTTGCTCATTCTGGCCATCCACTGAACAGAATTTAGTGTATTGAGCAGAAAATGAGGATTGATCTGATACAGAAGCTTCTCATATTCCGTCCGCTGAATATTTTTTTCTTTTTCCACAACATCATCAATCAGATTTCTGATTTGTTCCTTCATCTGCTCCACTTCGTGCATCAAGTCATCAAATTCCTTGATCTCATATTCCTGCCTTTCTCCATGTAATGCCCCATTTCCTACCTGGATAATCTGTTTTTGTAACTGATTAAGTGGTTTGCATATCAACCTGTACAGGTAAATAACAGAACAGGAAAAAATACCGAATGCTGACAGAATGATAACCACCAGCTTCAATCTCCACATATTCATTTCTTTCTGATAGATATTTTCCGGCAGTGCAATGGCATTGGCATATCCAATGGTACTGCGATACACCATGATTTTATATCCTTCCTGATTTGTTACAGCATATCCTTCTTTTTTCGGTAATTCCGACAAAATCTTTTGGCCCCGGACAATCACCGGATTATTGCTGTACTGCACAATGCCATTTTCATCCATCTCCATATAGGTATATGGTCATTTTTCTTTATTAAGCTGATCTGAAACACTCATATCAGGCTCAATTTCTGCATAAATATCCAGCATCTTTTGGTTACCAAAAGAAACTCTTCGCATCACGGATACTACCGGTGTCTCCTTAATTCCCAGATAGGAATCATGCATGGCCTGAATGGTATTATCGGCACCTACTACCACTTTAGAGATTGTCTGATATGTCGGGTCCAGCACCCTGACGTTAAAATTTCCGATCAATTCTTTTTGCTCTTTCGGATCGTAATAAGTGATGCCAAGAAGCTTTGTATTCACATATCCAAGCTTTATCAGTTCTTCTCTGAGAAATTTCTGCTCCAAATATCGATCATAGTTATCATTTGAACTCAAATATCTTTCTGTCGCACTTCCAATAAGTCCATCGGGACTCATCTGATTGACAATACCGATCATGTCATAGTAATCACTGTCCATCTCTCGTGTAATCTGCTCCAGATATATCTGCATACTCTCCTTGATACCGTCATTCTGTATCATTCGGATCGTCATATACGACACGATTACTACTGCAAGAATACTTGACATTGCACTGAGCAGAAGAATACTCAGCATCTTCTTTTTAAGCGTTTGTTTCCCTCTGTTTTTCCTTCTCATACCAGTTTCCCTACTCCTGTTTTACCTCTTTCCACGCCACTGTAAAGTTATACTGAACAGTTAACAATTTTATCTTATTTTAATAATAGATAAATTTTTTCTGAAAGTCAACCAATGATAAAATATGATTTTTCCAACGATGAATTTTTATTTTCAAAAAGCCGAATCCACACTCCCACGGATTCGGCTTTTGTATATGCACTTCTATTTTCTATTTTGTATGAAGCTGTCAATCATCGCAATCACACCATCTACACCGAGCTTTGCCACATTCAGGCACAGGTCATAGTTTTCTGCCTGCCCCCACTCCTGTCCGGTATAGTATTTGTGATAGGTCTTTCTGTTGTCATTTGTCTCACGCACAACAGTCTTTGCCTTTCTCGCTGAGACTCCATGTGTATCAGCCACAGTATCAACGCAGAAAGCATCATTCGCTGTCAGGAAAACTGAGACAACATCATCTCTTCCCTGAAAGGCAAAGTTTGCACATCGTCCCTGAATCACATATCCCTCACAGCCGTCCTCAAGCGGCAGCCTGTCTATAAATGTAAGAGCCCTCGCCGGAGTATCATGCAGCACATTATCCTCCTCCGTCTCCATCACAATAGAGTAAAGCAGGGAATTAACCGGTCTCTCACTGTAAAACTCCTCATACTCATCGTAGCAGCCTGCCTCTTTGGCACCGGCCGCAATAGCCTCTCTGTCCATGAAATGTAAATGATATTTCTCAGCGACTGCTCTACCGATAGTATCTGCATCGCAACCGCACTTTCTAGCAATTGTAATTATCATATAAATATAGCTCCTTTCTGTAAAAAAGCCAACGCGCATGAAGCGCTCAGACAAATCAATAAAAGTTTGCAAACACCGATGCAAACACCACCGTAAGTATTCCTGCCACCGCGATAGCAAGAGAGCTCATGGCGCCCTCTATCTCGCCAATCTCGATAGCCTTCGCTGTTCCGATGGCATGTGATGACGCACCAAGCGCCAGTCCCT
It encodes the following:
- a CDS encoding cytidylate kinase-like family protein encodes the protein MIITIARKCGCDADTIGRAVAEKYHLHFMDREAIAAGAKEAGCYDEYEEFYSERPVNSLLYSIVMETEEDNVLHDTPARALTFIDRLPLEDGCEGYVIQGRCANFAFQGRDDVVSVFLTANDAFCVDTVADTHGVSARKAKTVVRETNDNRKTYHKYYTGQEWGQAENYDLCLNVAKLGVDGVIAMIDSFIQNRK
- a CDS encoding sensor histidine kinase; translation: MEMDENGIVQYSNNPVIVRGQKILSELPKKEGYAVTNQEGYKIMVYRSTIGYANAIALPENIYQKEMNMWRLKLVVIILSAFGIFSCSVIYLYRLICKPLNQLQKQIIQVGNGALHGERQEYEIKEFDDLMHEVEQMKEQIRNLIDDVVEKEKNIQRTEYEKLLYQINPHFLLNTLNSVQWMARMSKQNNIMEFVQRLKRLLSYNLGKEGMQTTLRTEIDIVKDYIALEQMRYDFVIEMNVEEGRYLEQPTVRMLLQPLVENAIRYGLGNDEKITIQVFEDNIRGLAGITILDSGNGLTQEEIYQINEPFDYDVKKMQHGNRGIGLRYVKAMLDSFYEGETTLFVNCKKGYGTKITILIPIQEELRNKIKITGVETEKEGKEK